A genomic stretch from Enterobacter dykesii includes:
- the glnE gene encoding bifunctional [glutamate--ammonia ligase]-adenylyl-L-tyrosine phosphorylase/[glutamate--ammonia-ligase] adenylyltransferase encodes MPLSSPLQQQWQTVCERLPESLPASSLSEQAKSVLAFSDFVQESITANPDWLAELENAPPQADEWRHYAGWLQTALEDVADEATLMRVLRQFRRRVMVRIAWAQALERVSEESTLQQLSELAQTLIVAARDWLYAACCKEWGTPCSEEGVPQPLLILGMGKLGGCELNFSSDIDLIFAWPENGSTRGGRRELDNAQFFTRLGQRLIKALDQPTQDGFVYRVDMRLRPFGDSGPLVLSFAALEDYYQEQGRDWERYAMVKARIMGDSDDAYANELRAMLRPFVFRRYIDFSVIQSLRNMKGMIAREVRRRGLKDNIKLGAGGIREIEFIVQVFQLIRGGREPSLQFRSLLPTLSAIEQLHLLPDGDAQTLREAYLFLRRLENLLQSINDEQTQTLPGDDLNRARLAWGMRVDDWSTLTERLDAHMAGVRRIFNELIGDDESESQDDALSEHWRELWQDALQEDDTTPVLTHLTDDARHRVVALIADFRLELNKRAIGPRGRQVLDHLMPHLLSEVCSRADAPVPLSRMMPLLSGIITRTTYLELLSEFPGALKHLITLCAASPMVANKLARYPLLLDELLDPNTLYQPTATDAYRDELRQYLLRVPEEDEEQQLEALRQFKQAQMLRVAAADIAGTLPVMKVSDHLTWLAEAIIDAVVHQAWVQMVARYGQPKHLADREGRGFAVVGYGKLGGWELGYSSDLDLIFLHDCPVDVMTDGEREIDGRQFYLRLAQRIMHLFSTRTSSGILYEVDARLRPSGAAGMLVTSTESFADYQKNEAWTWEHQALVRARVVYGDPQLKTQFDIIRKDVMTTVREGATLQTEVREMREKMRAHLGNKHRDRFDIKADEGGITDIEFITQYLVLLHAHDKPKLTRWSDNVRILELLAQNDIMDEQEAQALTRAYTTLRDELHHLALQEEPGHVALDCFAHERAQVTASWQKWLVEPCVTNQV; translated from the coding sequence ATGCCGCTTTCTTCACCGTTACAGCAGCAGTGGCAGACCGTTTGCGAACGTCTGCCTGAGTCATTACCGGCGTCATCGTTAAGCGAGCAGGCAAAGAGCGTGCTCGCCTTCAGTGATTTTGTTCAGGAAAGTATCACCGCCAACCCGGACTGGCTGGCAGAGCTTGAGAACGCGCCGCCGCAGGCGGACGAGTGGCGGCATTACGCCGGCTGGCTGCAAACCGCGCTCGAAGACGTTGCGGATGAAGCCACGCTGATGCGCGTCCTGCGCCAGTTCCGCCGTCGGGTGATGGTGCGCATTGCCTGGGCTCAGGCGCTGGAGCGGGTGAGCGAAGAGAGCACGCTGCAGCAGTTAAGCGAGCTGGCGCAAACGCTGATTGTCGCCGCGCGCGACTGGCTCTACGCCGCCTGCTGTAAAGAGTGGGGCACGCCGTGCAGCGAGGAAGGGGTTCCTCAGCCGCTGTTGATTCTGGGGATGGGCAAGCTGGGCGGCTGCGAGCTGAACTTCTCCTCCGACATCGACCTGATTTTTGCCTGGCCCGAGAACGGCTCCACGCGCGGCGGCCGTCGCGAGCTGGACAACGCCCAGTTCTTTACCCGTCTCGGCCAGCGTCTGATCAAGGCGCTGGACCAGCCGACGCAGGACGGTTTTGTTTACCGCGTGGACATGCGCCTGCGTCCGTTTGGCGACAGCGGACCGCTGGTGCTGAGCTTTGCCGCGCTGGAAGATTACTACCAGGAGCAGGGGCGCGACTGGGAGCGCTATGCAATGGTTAAAGCGCGGATTATGGGCGACAGCGACGACGCTTACGCCAACGAGCTGCGCGCCATGCTGCGCCCGTTCGTATTCCGTCGCTATATCGACTTCAGCGTCATCCAGTCTCTGCGCAATATGAAAGGGATGATCGCCCGTGAGGTGCGCCGTCGCGGGCTGAAGGACAACATCAAGCTCGGCGCGGGCGGCATTCGCGAAATCGAATTTATCGTTCAGGTTTTCCAGCTGATTCGCGGCGGGCGTGAGCCGTCGTTACAGTTCCGCTCGCTGCTGCCGACCCTTAGCGCCATCGAGCAGCTTCACCTGCTGCCGGACGGCGATGCGCAAACCCTACGCGAGGCCTATCTGTTCCTGCGTCGTCTGGAAAACCTGCTGCAAAGTATCAATGACGAACAGACCCAGACCCTGCCGGGGGATGACCTTAACCGGGCGCGCCTGGCCTGGGGCATGCGCGTGGACGATTGGTCAACGCTGACCGAACGGCTGGATGCCCACATGGCAGGCGTGCGCCGCATCTTTAACGAGCTGATCGGTGATGACGAAAGTGAATCGCAGGACGACGCGCTTTCCGAGCACTGGCGCGAGCTGTGGCAGGACGCGCTCCAGGAAGATGACACCACGCCGGTGCTGACGCACTTAACCGACGACGCGCGCCATCGCGTGGTGGCGCTGATCGCTGATTTCCGTCTTGAGCTGAACAAACGCGCCATCGGCCCGCGCGGCCGTCAGGTGCTGGATCACCTGATGCCCCATCTGCTCAGCGAGGTTTGCTCGCGGGCGGATGCGCCGGTGCCGCTGTCGCGCATGATGCCGCTGCTGAGCGGGATTATCACGCGTACCACCTATCTGGAGCTCCTGAGCGAGTTTCCGGGGGCGCTGAAGCACCTGATTACGCTCTGCGCCGCCTCGCCGATGGTGGCCAACAAGCTGGCGCGTTACCCGCTGCTGCTGGATGAGCTGCTCGATCCGAACACGCTGTATCAGCCCACGGCGACGGATGCCTACCGGGACGAGCTGCGTCAGTATCTGCTGCGCGTGCCGGAAGAGGACGAAGAGCAGCAGCTGGAGGCGCTGCGCCAGTTTAAGCAGGCTCAGATGCTGCGCGTGGCGGCGGCTGACATCGCCGGAACGCTGCCGGTGATGAAAGTGAGCGATCACTTAACCTGGCTGGCAGAGGCGATCATCGACGCGGTGGTCCATCAGGCGTGGGTGCAGATGGTGGCCCGCTACGGCCAGCCGAAGCACCTTGCCGATCGTGAGGGGCGAGGATTTGCCGTGGTGGGTTACGGCAAGCTCGGTGGCTGGGAGCTGGGATACAGCTCCGATCTGGATTTAATCTTCCTGCACGACTGCCCGGTTGACGTGATGACCGACGGCGAGCGCGAGATTGACGGGCGTCAGTTCTATCTGCGCCTGGCGCAGCGCATTATGCACCTGTTCAGCACTCGCACCTCGTCGGGCATTTTGTATGAAGTCGATGCCCGTCTGCGTCCGTCCGGCGCGGCGGGCATGCTGGTGACCTCAACGGAATCCTTCGCCGATTACCAGAAGAATGAAGCCTGGACGTGGGAGCATCAGGCGCTGGTGCGCGCTCGCGTGGTGTATGGCGATCCGCAGCTCAAAACGCAGTTTGACATCATCCGTAAGGACGTTATGACGACGGTGCGAGAGGGCGCCACATTACAAACAGAAGTGCGGGAAATGCGCGAGAAAATGCGCGCGCATCTCGGCAATAAACACCGCGATCGCTTTGATATTAAAGCCGACGAGGGCGGGATTACCGATATTGAGTTCATTACCCAGTATCTGGTGCTGCTGCACGCCCACGACAAGCCGAAGCTGACGCGCTGGTCCGATAACGTGCGCATTCTGGAGCTGCTGGCGCAAAACGACATCATGGACGAGCAGGAGGCGCAGGCCTTAACCCGCGCCTACACGACGCTGCGCGATGAGCTTCATCACCTGGCGCTGCAGGAGGAACCGGGGCACGTGGCACTGGACTGTTTTGCTCATGAACGTGCTCAGGTAACGGCCAGCTGGCAGAAGTGGCTGGTGGAACCGTGCGTAACAAATCAAGTGTGA
- a CDS encoding inorganic triphosphatase — protein sequence MAQEIELKFIVEKDSVDALRQHLHTLSGEHHAPVQLLNIYYETPDNWLRRHDMGLRIRGASGRYEMTMKIAGRVVGGLHQRPEYNIDISKPELELERFPAEVWPEGELPSTLAEQVQPLFSTDFWREKWLVTEGKSRIEIALDLGEVKAGEFQESICELELELLEGDANDVLKLARRLVSQSGLRQGSLSKAARGYHLAAGNAPRVLKETTILHVAPKASVEQGLEAALELALSQWQYHEELWVRNVKNAKSHVLAAIALVRHSLALFGGIVPRKASAHLRDLLTQTETLMLSDVSAQTAIYSPQAASAKLALTEFLVTRGWRAFLDAKAEAKIAENFKRFADIHLSRHAAELKSTFAYPLGDKYGDQLPRLSRNIDSMLLLSGAYDGPQAQAWLENWQGLKHAIETRQHIEIEHFRNEAISQEPFWLHSGKR from the coding sequence ATGGCACAAGAAATTGAATTAAAGTTTATCGTCGAAAAAGACAGCGTTGACGCACTCCGCCAGCATCTGCATACGCTTTCCGGCGAACACCATGCACCGGTACAACTGCTTAATATCTATTACGAAACGCCAGACAACTGGCTGCGCCGCCACGATATGGGGCTGCGCATCCGCGGCGCGAGCGGGCGCTACGAGATGACGATGAAAATTGCCGGCCGCGTGGTCGGCGGTTTACATCAGCGCCCGGAATACAATATCGACATCAGCAAGCCAGAACTTGAGCTCGAACGTTTCCCGGCGGAAGTCTGGCCGGAAGGCGAGCTGCCCTCCACGCTGGCGGAACAGGTACAGCCGCTGTTCAGCACCGATTTCTGGCGCGAAAAATGGCTGGTGACGGAAGGTAAAAGCCGCATCGAAATCGCCCTCGATCTCGGTGAGGTGAAGGCGGGGGAGTTCCAGGAATCCATTTGTGAACTGGAGCTTGAGCTGCTGGAAGGGGACGCGAATGACGTGCTGAAGCTGGCGCGCAGGCTGGTGAGCCAGTCCGGACTGCGTCAGGGAAGCCTGAGTAAAGCCGCGCGGGGTTACCATCTGGCGGCCGGAAATGCGCCGCGCGTCCTGAAAGAGACGACCATTTTGCACGTTGCGCCGAAAGCCAGCGTTGAGCAGGGGCTGGAAGCCGCGCTGGAACTGGCGCTTTCGCAGTGGCAGTACCATGAAGAGCTGTGGGTGCGAAACGTGAAAAACGCCAAATCCCACGTGCTGGCGGCGATTGCCCTGGTGCGCCATTCCCTGGCGCTGTTCGGCGGTATCGTTCCTCGCAAAGCGAGCGCTCACTTACGTGATCTGCTGACGCAAACCGAAACGCTGATGCTCTCGGACGTCTCGGCGCAAACGGCGATTTACAGCCCGCAGGCCGCTTCGGCAAAACTGGCGCTGACCGAGTTTCTGGTCACGCGCGGCTGGCGCGCCTTCCTGGATGCGAAAGCCGAGGCCAAAATCGCGGAAAACTTTAAGCGTTTCGCGGATATTCATCTTTCCCGTCATGCCGCTGAACTGAAGAGCACCTTTGCGTATCCGCTCGGCGATAAGTATGGCGATCAGCTTCCCCGTCTTTCGCGCAACATCGACAGCATGCTGCTCCTTTCCGGTGCCTACGACGGGCCACAGGCGCAGGCGTGGCTGGAAAACTGGCAGGGGCTGAAGCATGCCATCGAAACCCGCCAGCATATTGAGATTGAGCATTTCCGTAACGAGGCCATTTCGCAGGAGCCGTTCTGGCTGCACAGCGGAAAACGTTAA
- a CDS encoding TIGR04211 family SH3 domain-containing protein, with product MLKLRLIGLTLLAFSAATAVHAEEKRYVSDELNTWVRSGPGDNYRLVGTVNAGEEVTLLQTNADTNYGQVRDSTGRTSWIPLKELSTVPSLRTRVPDLENQVKTLTDKLNNIDGTWNQRTAEMQQKVAQSDGVINGLKEENQKLKNELIVAQKKVNAANLQLDDKQRTIIMQWFMYGGGVLGVGLVLGLVLPHLIPSRKRKDRWMN from the coding sequence ATGCTTAAATTACGCCTGATTGGACTTACTTTACTCGCTTTTAGCGCCGCAACCGCAGTGCACGCTGAAGAGAAGCGTTACGTTTCTGACGAACTGAACACCTGGGTACGCAGTGGCCCCGGAGATAATTATCGCCTCGTGGGCACGGTGAATGCCGGCGAGGAAGTCACCCTGTTACAGACCAACGCGGACACCAATTACGGCCAGGTTCGCGACAGTACCGGCCGTACGTCCTGGATCCCGCTGAAAGAGCTGAGCACCGTGCCAAGCCTGCGCACGCGCGTGCCGGATCTGGAAAACCAGGTGAAGACTCTGACCGATAAGCTGAACAACATCGACGGCACCTGGAACCAGCGCACCGCTGAAATGCAGCAGAAAGTGGCGCAAAGCGACGGTGTGATTAACGGTCTGAAAGAAGAGAACCAGAAACTGAAAAACGAGCTGATTGTCGCGCAGAAGAAAGTGAATGCCGCCAATCTGCAGCTCGACGACAAACAGCGCACCATCATCATGCAGTGGTTTATGTATGGCGGCGGCGTGCTGGGCGTAGGTCTGGTGCTGGGTCTGGTGCTGCCGCATCTGATCCCAAGCCGCAAGCGTAAAGATCGCTGGATGAACTAA
- a CDS encoding multifunctional CCA addition/repair protein: MKSYLVGGAVRDALLGLPVKDKDWVVVGATPEEMLDAGYQQVGRDFPVFLHPKSREEYALARTERKSGSGYTGFTCYAAPDVTLEQDLLRRDLTINALAQDENGQIVDAYGGQDDLRNRLLRHVSPAFSEDPLRVLRVARFAARYAHLSFRIADETMALMTAMTEAGELEHLTPERVWKETENALTTRNPQVFFQVLRDCGALKVLFPEIDALFGVPAPAKWHPEIDTGVHTLMTLSMAAMLSPDVDVRFSTLCHDLGKGLTPKEFWPRHHGHGPAGVKLVEGLCQRLRVPNEIRDLAKLVAEFHDLIHTFPILKPATIVKLFDNIDAWRKPQRVEQIALTSEADVRGRTGFEACDYPQGRLLRKAWDVAKAVPTKDVVEAGFKGPEIREELTKRRIQAVSDWKEKHCPQPKD; encoded by the coding sequence GTGAAGAGTTATCTGGTCGGTGGTGCGGTACGTGATGCGTTGTTAGGTCTGCCGGTCAAAGATAAAGACTGGGTGGTGGTTGGCGCCACCCCGGAAGAGATGCTCGACGCGGGCTACCAGCAGGTAGGCCGCGATTTTCCCGTATTCCTGCACCCGAAAAGCCGTGAAGAGTATGCCCTGGCGCGTACCGAGCGGAAATCGGGCTCGGGCTATACGGGCTTCACCTGCTATGCCGCGCCGGACGTCACGCTGGAGCAAGATCTTCTGCGCCGCGATCTCACCATCAACGCGCTGGCGCAGGACGAGAACGGCCAGATTGTTGACGCCTATGGCGGTCAGGACGATCTGCGCAACCGTCTTTTACGTCACGTCTCCCCGGCGTTTTCTGAAGATCCGCTCCGCGTGCTCCGCGTGGCGCGCTTTGCCGCGCGTTACGCCCATCTCAGTTTCCGTATTGCCGATGAGACCATGGCGCTGATGACCGCCATGACCGAGGCGGGCGAGCTTGAACACCTGACGCCAGAGCGCGTCTGGAAAGAGACGGAAAATGCTCTCACCACGCGCAACCCGCAGGTCTTTTTCCAGGTCCTGCGCGACTGCGGCGCGCTGAAGGTGCTGTTCCCGGAAATAGACGCGCTGTTTGGCGTGCCTGCCCCGGCAAAATGGCACCCGGAAATTGATACCGGCGTACACACGCTGATGACGCTCAGCATGGCCGCCATGCTCAGCCCGGACGTGGACGTGCGTTTTTCCACCCTGTGTCACGATCTTGGCAAAGGCCTAACGCCAAAAGAATTCTGGCCTCGCCACCACGGGCACGGTCCGGCAGGGGTGAAGCTGGTCGAGGGTCTGTGCCAGCGTCTGCGCGTGCCGAACGAGATCCGCGATCTGGCGAAACTGGTGGCCGAGTTCCACGATCTGATCCACACCTTCCCTATCCTGAAACCGGCCACCATCGTTAAGCTTTTCGATAACATCGACGCCTGGCGCAAACCCCAGCGCGTAGAGCAAATCGCGCTCACCAGCGAAGCTGACGTGCGCGGGCGTACCGGGTTTGAAGCGTGCGATTACCCGCAGGGACGTTTACTGCGTAAAGCCTGGGACGTTGCGAAAGCGGTGCCCACGAAGGACGTTGTCGAAGCGGGATTCAAAGGGCCGGAAATTCGCGAAGAGCTCACGAAACGGCGAATTCAGGCGGTGTCGGACTGGAAGGAAAAGCATTGCCCTCAGCCGAAAGACTGA
- the bacA gene encoding undecaprenyl-diphosphate phosphatase translates to MSDMHSLLVAAILGVVEGLTEFLPVSSTGHMIIVGHLLGFEGDTAKTFEVVIQLGSILAVVVMFWRRLFGLIGIHFGRPPQHEGMSKGRLSLIHILLGMIPAVVLGLVFHDAIKSLFNPINVMYALVVGGFLLIAAEVLKPKTPRAEGLDDMTYRQAFIIGCFQCLALWPGFSRSGATISGGMLMGVSRYAASEFSFLLAVPMMMGATALDLYKSIGFLTTGDIPMFAVGFITAFIVALIAIKTFLQLIKRISFIPFAIYRFIVAAAVYVVFF, encoded by the coding sequence ATGAGCGATATGCACTCGCTGCTGGTGGCGGCAATACTGGGTGTGGTCGAAGGATTGACGGAGTTTTTACCGGTTTCCAGTACGGGCCATATGATCATCGTTGGCCATCTGCTGGGCTTCGAAGGCGATACCGCCAAAACGTTTGAAGTGGTTATCCAGCTGGGGTCTATTCTGGCGGTGGTGGTGATGTTCTGGCGCCGTCTGTTTGGTCTGATTGGCATCCATTTTGGCCGTCCGCCTCAGCACGAAGGGATGAGTAAAGGCCGCCTGTCGCTGATCCATATTCTGCTCGGGATGATCCCTGCGGTGGTGCTGGGCCTGGTGTTCCACGACGCCATCAAATCGCTGTTTAACCCGATTAACGTGATGTATGCACTTGTGGTAGGTGGCTTCCTGCTGATCGCAGCGGAAGTGCTGAAGCCAAAAACGCCGCGCGCGGAAGGGCTGGACGATATGACGTATCGTCAGGCGTTTATCATTGGTTGCTTCCAGTGTCTGGCGCTGTGGCCGGGCTTCTCTCGTTCAGGCGCAACCATCTCCGGCGGGATGCTGATGGGCGTAAGCCGTTACGCCGCGTCAGAGTTCTCGTTCCTGCTGGCGGTGCCGATGATGATGGGCGCCACCGCGCTTGACCTCTATAAAAGCATTGGTTTCCTTACCACGGGCGACATTCCGATGTTCGCCGTTGGCTTCATCACCGCGTTTATCGTGGCGCTGATTGCCATCAAAACCTTCCTGCAGCTGATTAAGCGTATCTCGTTTATTCCGTTCGCGATCTATCGCTTTATCGTGGCGGCTGCGGTGTACGTGGTCTTCTTCTGA
- the folB gene encoding bifunctional dihydroneopterin aldolase/7,8-dihydroneopterin epimerase, translated as MDIVFIEQLSVITTIGVYDWEQTIEQKLVFDIEMGWDNRKSAKSDDVNDCLSYADISEAVIAHVEGQRFALVERVAEEVAELLLKKFNSPWVRIKLSKPGAVARAANVGVIIERGTNLKGKI; from the coding sequence ATGGATATTGTATTTATAGAGCAACTTTCGGTAATCACCACAATTGGTGTTTACGACTGGGAACAGACCATCGAACAGAAGCTGGTGTTCGATATCGAAATGGGATGGGATAACCGCAAATCGGCAAAAAGCGATGACGTGAATGACTGTCTGAGCTATGCCGATATCAGTGAAGCGGTCATCGCCCACGTTGAAGGGCAACGTTTTGCGCTGGTCGAACGGGTGGCGGAAGAAGTCGCAGAATTGCTGTTGAAAAAATTCAACTCACCGTGGGTGCGCATCAAGCTGAGCAAACCGGGCGCGGTGGCGCGAGCCGCCAACGTAGGGGTCATTATCGAGCGTGGCACAAATCTGAAAGGAAAGATTTGA
- the plsY gene encoding glycerol-3-phosphate 1-O-acyltransferase PlsY has product MSAIAPGMILLAYLCGSISSAILVCRIAGLPDPRENGSGNPGATNVLRIGGKGAAVAVLIFDVLKGMLPVWGAYALGVTPFWLGLIAIAACVGHIWPIFFGFKGGKGVATAFGAIAPIGWDLTGVMAGTWLLTILLSGYSSLGAIVSALIAPFYVWWFKPQFTFPVSMLSCLILLRHHDNIQRLWRRQETKIWTKLKRKKKDAPKS; this is encoded by the coding sequence ATGAGTGCAATCGCGCCTGGAATGATCCTCCTCGCCTATCTTTGCGGCTCAATCTCCAGCGCCATTCTGGTCTGCCGCATTGCCGGGTTACCTGACCCGCGTGAAAATGGTTCCGGGAATCCGGGGGCGACCAACGTACTACGAATTGGCGGCAAGGGAGCAGCCGTAGCGGTTTTGATTTTTGATGTTCTGAAAGGGATGCTGCCCGTCTGGGGCGCGTATGCGCTGGGCGTTACGCCGTTCTGGCTGGGGCTCATTGCCATCGCCGCCTGCGTCGGCCATATCTGGCCCATTTTCTTTGGTTTTAAAGGCGGAAAAGGCGTTGCGACGGCCTTCGGTGCGATTGCACCTATCGGCTGGGATCTCACCGGCGTTATGGCCGGAACCTGGCTTCTGACCATTCTTCTGAGCGGCTACTCGTCGCTGGGCGCCATCGTCAGCGCGCTGATCGCCCCGTTCTACGTCTGGTGGTTTAAACCCCAGTTCACCTTCCCGGTGTCGATGCTCTCCTGTCTTATCCTGCTGCGTCATCACGACAATATCCAGCGCCTGTGGCGTCGTCAGGAGACCAAAATCTGGACTAAGCTCAAGAGAAAGAAAAAAGACGCTCCGAAGAGTTAG
- a CDS encoding MFS transporter, with protein MAEITDTTSLSTAGTPPDGDIQWVRSASDVSRLVNDGSQGRANARIVVGIALGGIFLDAYDLGALAFGIKDITREFNLTPAGTGMVASAITFGAIVGALLGGYLTDKIGRYRVFMADMVFFVVAAIACALAPNEYVLAGARFVMGLGVGIDLPVAMAFLSEFARLKGPGNKASSVAMWCPTWYAAISVSYLLVLFFYAVLPESHSDWLWRLILGFGAVPALVIIAIRSRYMSESPVWAANQGNLKEAASILRQSYNINAHVPQDALGQPAPVVNKAKWSNYLNLFRGIYLRRTTLATLLSVVSSFAYNAVAFGLPVIISSFFVQSMLTTILISLVLNLLFAFVGGLLAVRYVPRFGAWRMSLAGYACQLVALLGLALIGRPEGASEGVLAVAMLALFLFGQGFGPGAHTMTFASLSYPTSLRGVGVGLNQTLMRSSSTLSLFLFPLLVASLDTAVFWVIALAPFIGLASLLAIRWEPSGYDVDAEDYR; from the coding sequence ATGGCTGAAATCACAGACACCACTTCCCTTTCAACGGCAGGTACTCCTCCTGATGGCGACATCCAGTGGGTGCGCAGCGCATCGGATGTGTCACGCCTCGTTAATGACGGCTCTCAGGGCCGGGCAAACGCCCGTATCGTGGTCGGTATCGCGCTGGGCGGGATTTTCCTCGATGCCTACGATCTGGGCGCGCTGGCGTTCGGCATTAAAGACATCACCCGCGAATTTAACCTGACGCCCGCCGGTACCGGTATGGTGGCCTCGGCGATTACCTTTGGTGCCATTGTCGGGGCGCTGCTCGGCGGTTACCTCACGGATAAAATCGGGCGCTACCGCGTTTTTATGGCTGATATGGTGTTCTTCGTGGTGGCAGCGATCGCCTGTGCGCTGGCCCCGAACGAATATGTGCTCGCGGGTGCCCGCTTTGTGATGGGGCTGGGGGTCGGGATCGACCTTCCCGTGGCGATGGCGTTTTTAAGCGAGTTTGCCAGGCTGAAAGGGCCCGGAAATAAGGCCTCCAGCGTCGCGATGTGGTGCCCCACCTGGTATGCCGCCATCAGCGTCTCTTACCTGCTGGTGCTTTTCTTCTACGCCGTGTTGCCGGAAAGCCACAGCGACTGGCTGTGGCGTTTGATTCTCGGCTTTGGCGCGGTGCCCGCGCTGGTGATTATCGCCATCCGCAGCCGCTATATGAGCGAATCTCCGGTCTGGGCGGCGAATCAGGGCAACCTGAAAGAGGCGGCGTCAATTTTACGCCAGTCGTATAACATCAATGCCCACGTGCCGCAGGACGCGCTCGGCCAGCCTGCACCTGTCGTGAATAAAGCGAAATGGTCAAATTATCTGAACCTGTTCCGCGGCATCTACTTGCGCCGCACGACGCTCGCCACGCTGCTGTCCGTCGTCTCGTCGTTTGCCTATAACGCCGTGGCGTTTGGCCTGCCGGTGATCATCTCCAGCTTCTTTGTCCAGTCAATGCTGACCACCATCCTGATTTCTCTGGTGCTTAACCTGCTGTTTGCCTTCGTCGGCGGACTGCTGGCGGTACGCTACGTACCGCGCTTCGGTGCCTGGCGGATGTCGCTGGCGGGTTATGCCTGCCAGCTTGTCGCGCTGCTGGGCCTGGCGCTGATTGGCCGACCGGAAGGCGCCTCTGAAGGCGTGCTTGCCGTGGCGATGCTGGCGCTGTTCCTGTTCGGTCAGGGCTTTGGCCCGGGCGCGCATACCATGACGTTCGCCTCTCTGAGCTACCCGACCTCGCTGCGCGGAGTGGGCGTGGGTCTCAACCAGACGCTGATGCGCAGCAGCTCCACGCTGTCGCTGTTCCTGTTCCCGCTGCTGGTCGCGTCTCTCGACACCGCCGTGTTCTGGGTGATTGCGCTGGCGCCGTTTATCGGCCTGGCATCGCTGCTGGCGATCCGCTGGGAGCCGTCGGGGTATGATGTGGACGCGGAGGACTACCGGTAA